The window ACTCCCTCATCTATCTGTCCCTACCTCAAGACCGGGCGTCTGTTTTTGACTTCACTATTGTGATCACACTCGTCGCCGTTGCCACCTTCCCTGGTATTAGCGGACCGATGACCGATGATGCCACAcctcctccgccccctccaGCCCTGACGCCGACCCCGACAGTGGGGCTCCGTGACACAGTCCTCGCGAAGGTCTGTAAAGCCTCGTACTTAGACCTCAGAGCGTCCAGCTCCACGCGCATTGAGGCGTTCTCATTGGCCAATTTgtccacctcctgctgcagctttgccttctgcttctccagctcctccttctgGGTGACTCGCTTCACCCGGCAGCTGGCGGCGTAGCCCCGGTTCTTCAGGGTGCGCCGCCGCTGCTTCAGCTGCAGGATCTCTTCTTTGGTGAGCCCCCGGAGGTGCTGGTTCAGCTCCCGCACTGACATGGTCACCAGCTCGTCGTCTGTGAGGCTGGTGCCATTCTCCCCCGGCTCACGCTTCACctagaggagacaggaggaaggccAGGGGAGTGAGCAAAGGGACAGAGCAACATATCAGAAACttctgttttaaatgtgaactCTCTTACCTTCAAGGCTTTATTTCCTTTGTTAGTCGTCGTCATGCCACTACAGCCTTGCTCTTCTGAACAGACCTACGGAGAAGTAGAGAGAGTACAGGACATGAGCAACAAAACATGAACGAGTTATTCcaccttaaaaacaaaaaaagaccctCATTTTGTTTACGCACGGTTCCTTATTAGTTAGAGATCAATACCCTCAGGGTTGAGTGGAGACATACCAAGTCTAAGTCTGCAGTTGGAGCGCTGTTGTGTGAGCATGTTACAGTATTGTGCATCAGCAGTTCGATGTTTATGAGCGTGTATGAGTGAAAGTGACTCACAAACTTATCTCAGAATTTCcctgacttcctgtttcctggtgGTTACGCTGACAGTGCCCACTACCTTTGTGATGTTGAACTGTTATTGGTTGGCTTCGGGCCAATCGTAAAGAAATGAgcgagaaagaagaggaagtggtAAAATCTGTGGGAAGAACTCCAGGGGAAAaccaactgacacacacatacacaccttaCTAGAGACTGTTGCAAAGCGGCTGCAGCCGAGTTGGAACACATTTACCTACGCCTactggtgataaaaaaaaaaaaatcaataattaacTATGAGGCACACCAGATAAAATGATGCACAAACATTTGTGTTAACAAGGGACAAAAGGACTGAAGCACAACAAAGTCACCAAAGAGCGAGCATGGTGCATAAGTGCAAAAGATGAGATCAGTCCTGAGAGCACACAGCTCCACAGATGAGCATCTCCACAAGCTCTCAAAGAGACGCTTTGTGTGGTGCATTGGTCTGGCTCTCATCTCTGAAAAcctgagtgtgcgtgtgtgtgagtgtgtgtgtgtgtgtgttcgataAAGGGCGGctattgttgctgctgctgagcgaTCATCATGAGACCAGTCATGATGACGCAGCAGATTCCTGATTCCACCCCTACCCCTCCACCGCTGccacacacatttctgctcTCCTGTCACTTTTGACCCCCCCCTCCTTGTAACCATCTAACTTCTCCCTGAaatgtgacggtgtgtgtgccCGATAAATAGATACGGGCTAAGGAAAGCTGATAGGCTTTTGGTCAGTGAAGACCTGTTTCCAGCCAAACTGCCACGCCTGACTTTGCTGAATCAGTCTCTAATTCAGTTAAACCACGAAGCAGCCTATTCTGTCACTGTGTACATTTAAACGCTCGTGCGTATTTCACACCGGGAGAAGTTCAAAAAATCTAGAGACGTTTTATTCCTTCAGTCATTCACAAGTttggtgatttttaaaaaagctcccTGTTTGGGGAAGTGATGAAACTGAAGTGACACAAGGCCATTGTGTCTTGTtcattcttattttcttttctgtcaaaaGACACGGAGTGTGCCAGCGAGCCTCCCCCACAATGCacctctgtatgtctgtgagggtgagagtgtgtgtgtgtgtgtgtgtgtgtgtgtgtgcgcgctgccACAAATCCTACAGTTATAAATAGCTGTAGATCAAAGCAAAATGTACCGACAAGCACATACAAGTAATTGcgcatgcacacaacacacgtcAGACGCACAAGAACTTCAATATTCTGTCATGCCATCAGAGAAACTATGACTAATGGACAAGGGCGGTGCTACACATTTGCCCACATATGAGGTCTGCTTGGATTGAGCAGCGGCACAGCTTCATTCAGAGACTTCAGTGCTTCGCGGGTCAATTATAAATGCTCTTTCATTCAACTGCATTTATAACAAGCTtcttcctaaaaaaaaaacatttttccatccACGTAAGCCATTACACTCTTGCGTTTTGTTTGGATGCAGCCTCCCACAGCCGGAGGTGCACCATCGCACAATGGATGGATCAAAGACATCAAGTGAGGGTGACtgttgggggtgggggctgtGAAAATAGAGTGGGGCAAAAGGAGGTTGTTTTCCTGCCAGGCACTGGTTTATTTCCCCAGtgccaaccccccacccccccccccatctccatctgcatacaaacaaaaaagcacGCCGGAAAACATATACACATTCCCCCGCCGCCGCGCCAGTGGGGCacgataaaacacacacacacaaaacggcCGACTGCAAGTACCCGAACGTGCAAATGTGGTTGCGTTCAAAGTGCTAAACGGTGCATTATACATTCAGAAATTAAATGCATGCATGATGAAACAATTAACATGTTCAGGGaaatttcttttgttgtctAGTTACAGATGAAAGCAACTGACAAAGAGAATGGTTGCCGGAGCACTGAAGGTGTTTGTGGCGTCTATATGCTGAGACAGCTCCTTTGTAGTCACTTTGCTGCCTGCAaatttctcattttctgtgGCGTGGACCCGATCTGActgtgaataaaataaacagtaaCTGGATCTGACAATAAGATAATCCACACTAAGTCATACTGATCccttaagaaaaaagaaggtatgGGTTCTGCGGCTACAACAATTCATCTGTGTAGCTGAATGGTTGAGACACTGCAACGTCTCCAGTCCAGCTCTGGACATTTGATCCATATCACATCTCTTTCACcttgtctcctgtctgtctctgtactATCCCATGTCCAATAAATGCAAAACCACcccaaaatatgtatttttcaatcTAATGATTAATGCTTTGGTCTGTGAATTGTCTGAAAATTATCCCcaaaaaacatcacagtttGCAAGAGCCCAAGGTGGCTTCTTCAAATTCTTTCtcttgtccaaccaacagtccaaaacccaaggATGTGAAGTGTGGCACATATTAACTATCAAAGATGGCAAAGAACAACTTCATTTGGGGTCTGAAACCGGTCAACCTTGACAGAGCAAAGACAATCTAATATTGCTTTGACATCACGTCAGGCTACATCGAATACATGAAAATGCATGTACTGAGTCATGATTTTGTTTCTGACTCTGAAAAAGTGGGAAAACAGGCTGTTGGTAGGCTCCTTTTGATAACCAATGTCATATTTTTCACCTccattcaagtgtgtgtgtgttttctcttatAGCTCAGGCTATGTATAAGGCAACCAGGTTAAGGATCATCTGAGCTGAGCAAAGGCATTGCCATTCatcatgggcacacacacacacacgcacacacacacacacacacacacacacacacacacacacacacacacacacacagacacacacacagacacagacacacacacacacacacacacacacacacacacacacacacacagtgccagaGGTGTCCTTCCCATAATGCTTGCAGGGTGGTCGCTGCGGTGTGGTCAATGCCACAGCCACCGTTGCTACAACAGACAGCTTTTTCGCTGTGGCAGGCAGTAATTTTATGGAGCAACTGAAAGAACGCTGACGACTCAGGACCAGAGCTGCTTACGGTTACAGTGcgagaaacaacacacacacacacacacacacacacacacacacacacacacacacacacacacacagagagagagagaggatgggacACAGGGACAGAGGTGCAAGAAGAGGTGAAGAGCAGTggagatgaataaaatatggattaaagagaggagagggaagagaggagggtaAGGAGTTGGTCAGATGGCAAGTTGAAGAACAACTAGGTAAGAGGGAGGGGTGCGGGTGCCGGTGGTGTTGAAGGAGGACTGAAAGAATGCTGACGTCTCCAGAGCTGATTAGCGTTACGGCAGAGACATCACACCCACAGCCGAGAAAAATGCTGAGCATGTAGGGAAGATGGGGCGGAGGGTGCAAATGacaagggaggaagaagagaagaaaaagagaggcaaGTGAGTACAgggggaagaagggaggagagaggttgGGGAAGGAGGAACACCGATGAAGAagaacagggggggggggggggcagagacagaggaggaagagggggtgggAAAGCGTTTGGGTGAAAATGCATCCTCAACACATTTGTAAGAGCTTAgcttgtccgtgtgtgtgtgtgtgtgtgtgtgtgtctttgtgtgtctgtgggggggaTTGGGGCTggggaaaaaaccctgaacTCAGCAACGACCACGACTAAAACCTCCAATTAGAAAAGTTCTGAAGCTGATCCAGTGTAATGAAACTGCCGCTGaccatctctctcccccacaaccttctgctctctctctctctctctgtctcataaacacacacacatacacgcacgcgtacacacatacacacacacacacacacacacacacacacacacacacacacacacacacacacacacacgcaaagctCCACATCCTGTCTTGTTGACAGATCAAGTCCTGGAGAAGGGATGAAAACGAGAGTAATCGTGAGGCTGAGGGCGAACGCAGCAATCATGGGATTCATAAAGACAGATTCAAGAGCACAAGGAACAACACAAGACATAGAGCCAAAGTGTGTGCAGACAAACAAGCTGATGaacacaccgtgtgtgtgtgtgtgtctggcctCAGACAGTGCTTTATTCAGTCTGGTTTGAGAATCATTTTGCTCTGGCCACttccaacacacagagaggaattTCTTAGAAAGAGACTTCCTACTTAAAAGCTGGTGgcatactgcacacacacacacacacacacacacacacacacacacacacacacacacaggaaaataaatagCCAGATTAGGCGTTCCAAAAAAACGACCTGggggctggtgtgtgtgggtgtaagcGAGCACCAGAATGATCAAGAATAGATTGTTCGAGTCACAAGTCGTTTGTGATGCAAGTCCCCCTTCATTGAATAATCCGACCGTAACAACTGACTTAACTGTGCCTCCTCCCTCGGGGAAACTCTCTGAGCGGTAACGGAGAACACAAAGgacggcagcagagagaggcagtgaggACTCTGGCGGCAGGACACAGAGCGGACACGATGGAGAGGCACCGAGAGAGCAAAAATATAAGACGCGTGAATTAAAACCTCAGAGCACCACAAAACTCAGCTCCTGGCCGCGGTCCACCTTGGCGGctttgtcaaaaagaaaaaggggggggggggggggagcagctaTCGAACTCATTGATCTACTGTGGGCCCGGCGTGCTGAGGGAGTTGGTAAATAATTAACAGTGAGCACTGTGTGGAGGCTAATTGAGAATTAGGAATCAGATCAGAGATAGTGGCAAACCTGTgtatggagagagggggagcacGCTCACCGGCAGAGATATACAGCACCAtggagagagggtgagaaagtgaagggtgaaggggtgtgtctgtgtgtgtgtgtgtctgtgtgtgtgtgtgtgtgtgtgtgtgtgtgtgtgtgtgtgtgtggagagagagcaggaagcTATTAACTAGGAGGTATGCAGAGCGTGAAATAAGCATgataacacagacacagaggagagcggaggagacACGGGGAAAAGTGAAGGACCAGACTTTCTGAAGAGCCAGAGTCTGTCCCCCTCATATGCATATTAGAATATACGGAGCGATCACTTTCACACTGTTCCGAGAGTTCAGAAGGGGcgtcgcgtgtgtgtgtgtgtgtgtgtgtgtgtgtgtgtgtgtgcgcttgcggagtgtttgtgcgagtgtgttatTAAGGGGCGAGAAAAAAGTCCTGGCGTCGACACGTTTTTCCCATTCCAGGTAGTAAGTCGGAGTGTGATGACAAATTTCCcaacacaagcaaaaaaaactgcaatgtcAGGCGATTGAGCCCtggctccctttttttttctcagagcttttttttttttctttgaagaagaGGGAAAGCATGTACCCTAGGTTAAGTTggttctctctttgtgtgtgtgtgtgtgtgtgtgtaacaaacGGAGGGCTGTGAGGGAGCCAGGGATAAGTTAAACGATATGTTTAAGTTTATTTCCCCAAGACGCAGCACATCCCCGCTCAGCAGTACGACGGCACcttgagacaaagacaaagttccAGTGCAACAGCAGAGTAAGCAGCGTGTGACTCAGCAGAGAGGCTTTTTTATCATGATCGGTCACATGAGCGAGGAGCTCCTTGGCAAACATTTGAGAGAGGGGGGACCAGAGGGACGCACGGGGGCTGATGAGTTTGGTCTGCAGTGGCCTTTTGCATGGCCACATTCCTGGTGTGACCGTTTGAAGGTCACTCGTTTTAGATTGGTATGACAGACAttgtgcctcacacacacacacacacacacacacacacacacacacacacacacacacacgtggagtGTGTGGACATATGCATCTTTAATTGTAGTATGTTGTCAGTTTTCCCTCACACGTTAAATTGAGGGGATGAAATGATGCCGCAATGTAACTTAGATAAAAAACTAATGTTATATGTAAGTTCTGCCATTACATTGTATGTTTATGAGGAAAAGTTCCTAAGTGTTGCGTTtcaaaaagcagaagaaaaaaatgacatgctaCAAATTTTTTAAAAGGGCATTTAAACGTTTTGTATGTAAATGGAATTCACCGATTCATGCAGGTTCATAAACGTGGTGAATATTTCCAGGTTTCTTTGTCTTCCATAACGTGGGTCAGAAAAAACAAGACGTTTGAAGTTGTTACCATTGACTATTTTCATTTCTAGTTAATTTATTGAATCAATCAGAAAAAGATTGCttacagatgaaaagaaaacaaaaaataattgttagttgcgGTCATCTGATTTGTCTACAAAGACAGACATAGTAAGGGTGAATAAAAATGCtcttttttgtatattttagttttaaaaaacaggaaaggaCTAAAAAATTCGGAGAATTCGGAGAAGAGCAACATGTAGAGCGACACAACCAAATGTAATCAGGTTTTGAACCTGACGCCAGACGCCAATATCCTATCAGATCAGCTCTCGATGTGTCGTTTCCAAACTGGACTTGAATATTAATAcacaaatgtgaagaaaaaagtggAGAAACCCTCACTGCATAGAAACAATATATGCCACAGTTGAAGGCCAAACACTGGTGTTACATTCGAGGCCCACTCATATCTTTGTGCCCGGTGGCACCGCACTTTGTCTGTGCCCGTACGTGTGTGTTATTTAACAAGGTTCAGAAACTCATACCACAATTCTGGGATCGTCACACTGCAGCTAAAAAATGCGGCAAGTTTGCGCATATATAGATGATGCAACTGGTAGACAACCGCTGGTATGGATGTTCCCGTTACCGGGGCCTTGCATCTCCACAGCCGCACGCAATTCTCAATATCTCAGCAccacatgcaaaacaaaaccactgCTGTGGCGTGGAGCGCGTGtgagtttgtcagtgtgtgtcaatGAGTAGTCTCCTCTGACCTGAGCCTTCTCAACCAGCTCCAAAGTAAACCCACACGTCTCCGAGGGGAAATCATAAGGATCTGCCTCCAAGAGAGCTGATGCCAGAGTGATTATTGACACAGAAGACCGGCCCGCGATTTCACCACACAACAAGCCATTTCAGGACCCAAGGTTGAATCAGTAATTGGAGCCACTTGAACTGATCCCAAActtgttttccattttcctaATCCTTTTGACTTCTTGTGCATGTTGCAATGGGATTCAACTTGAATTATCATTTTCCGGTTCTGGGGGAGGTTATGTTAATATCGAGGAGAGACACTTGTGGAAGGAgataacacgcacacacacacacacacacacacacaaggacaagCAGCGCCCTCAcacagaagtagaaaaaaacagtggagCACAGCAATGATTATGCACCAGATCTGCTTACACCATATTTCATCAttactgtggagaaaaaaaacactcgacTATTGATCTGCCCCACtgcttccttttccctctgccgctctctccctctcctcccgcctccGATTCCGTCTTTTATTCCTGCTCTTACTTCTCTCTTTttacttctctctccctcttggaAATTTGCAAGCATAACAAGACTTTTCTGAAATGGATCCCAGTGGTAAACAAGATCATAAACACGCAGACGCCACTTGGAAATTATTTTCCCAATATTAAAtctcctacacaaacacacacacatacacacacgggaGTTGAACACAATTTTGTGAACACCTGTGCAATCTAATGCAATCCGGTACTATAGCCCTGCAATGAACGCTGCCTGGGTCGAGCATCTTCAGGACATGGAAAGGATTTTGatcaaaacatgtttaattagGTATCAGTTAGGAAATATAAACTTGTGAATGAAATGAGTATTGACCATCAGTAACTTTTTTCTATACTGACTGTAATCTCAAGTACTTCAAGTTGCAAACTACACAGTGCCAGAACCCCCCGGGCGGTTTCACGGGCATGTATGGCCCGTGTATTCGAAACGCAGGAACCAGAAGTTTTTAAAACGAGATCGTTAACTTGAAAAACTTTCATCGTGCAGCGATTCATCTGAGGATTATCTTTTCGAAAAGAACGTGTCCTATAAAGAACGTGTCCTATAAAGATGTCCATCTCAATTTCCTACAAGCGAGCTGACGAGTTGAAACAGCTTTTTGTGTCTGACCAACTACCCAAACATATTTACTACTTATCACACTTTATTTCATCTTTGGGGCATTTTTGTGTTGTAGAAAAAGATGACATCATTATTAATTAATGGGAGATGTGGCTGACTGATTCTCTAACCAGCTTATCAGTTAATCAACTAGTCAGTCATtttgaatatgaacataaataCATCTCTTGCCTCTGGAATAAACACTTGGTTGAATTGCCTTTgtccctcttccttcctgtacccatcaatcaaacacacacacacacacacacacacacacgcacacttgtgTCCGGTGTGTTGTAACAGACTGACTGATGTTACACTCATTAGACTTCTTCCTGAAGAGAGAAGCTTCAGGTCCGACACAGTGAAGGGATGGAGAGGAATCAactgcaaagtgcaaaatgctCTAATGGCCAATTGACAGTAAACTCACTTCCCATTGCTACGTCTTCTAtctacagcaacacacacacacacacacacacacacacacacacacacacacaaccttggGGATTACTTTGCTCTCTTACATGCAATCCCTACAGCAACTTGATCTTTATAGGTGTTTTATATCTCTTACCACTCTTTGCACACTCGgtctcacccacccacccacacacacacacacgcacacacacacacacacacacacacgcacacacacacacacgcacacacacacgcacacacacacaaacacgcacacacacgcacgcactcgaCCAGGCAAAGAAACTAGCTGTGGTAAGTAACAAGTGAAAGCGCCATCTGTCAAGCGAGAGAGCGCATTTGCTTCGCCTCAGCATTTTCCGGGGAATGCCTTGAAGACAAAAAGGTCCTTGTTCTCAATCTCTCCGCAAATCCCATCTCTcattcttcctccctcttccttcatCCCCGTTGCTCTGTGCGCCTTCGCCGCTCCGCCACCATCAGCAAAGTTGCACACATAAGCATTGGTCAGCGTTCAATTACCATGAACACCAGGGAAGTGGGGAAAGTACTTGACAGAGAAATGCACTTCAAGCACTGATTAAATACTGATACCAAGTATAAAAAAGCTTAGCCCgtgggttgtgtgtgtctgtgtgtgtgtgtgtgtgtgtgcataaacgcaatgagaaaaggaaatggggaaaatgtgtgtgtgtgtttgtgtgtgtatgtgagagaggagagagagagtgaggggggtTGGGGTGCTCTTCTCTCCTATACTGATACAACTGTTTCATCATTATGACCCTCTATTACAGTACTTGCCAACTTGCTTACCACATACTTTTGATACACTCCGCAGAGTGCTGACTCTCTCTAAAGCTGCTGATATGGAGTCATTAGGGGGtgaagtttctgtttttccctgTGCCCACAGAGCTTCCACATATTGCTCTTCGGTGTTGAAGAGTTGCACATGCTCACAGGTCTACTACACCAGGCGGCACATAACGGCCCGCGTCGACACGAGATCAATGGGAGCAGGTTCTGTTGTGAGGCGTTACAGTTCAGTGAGgcgctttctttttttagcacTCTACGAGCCCCTTTCCTCTGCATGTGTGGTGGGTTCATGAGCAGCCAGCGTGTCCAGCACCGACTGCCATGGGGAAATGTGTCGTCCTCTCCAGCTTCCACTTGTGTTTGACCAAATTCactgaacattttctctctctcacacacacacacacacacacacacacacacacacacacacacacacacacacacacacacacacacacacacacacacacacacacacacacactcacacacacacacacacacacacacacacacacacggccaatTTTTTGACAAGGGTGACAGGTGTCATTAGACATGGCGGCTTGTGACTGTGAGGTCGTTTTACTCAAGTTATACCCCAGAAGTTAAAAGACGGGTTGATCAGATAAATCATGTAGTGCATGCTGTTTGtaatgcctgtgtgtgtgtgtgtgtgtgtgtgtgtgtgtgtgggtgggtgagaCCGAGTGTGCAAAGAGTGGTAAGAGATATAAAACATCTATAAAGATGAAGTTGCTGTAGGGACTGCATGTAAGAGAGCAAAGTAATCAccaaggttgtgtgtgtgtgtgtgtgtgtgtgtgtgtgtgcgtgtgagagtgtgtgtgtgtgtgtgtgtgagagagtgtgtgtgtgtgtgtgtgtgtgtgtgtgtgtgtgagtgtgtgtgtgtgtgtgtgtgtgtgtgtgtgtgagtgtgtgtgtgtgtgtgtgtgtgtgtgtgtgcacacattctTTCCCCATGTGCTTGGTATCCTCTGACTAAGGACGTGTTCGATCTCGCGCAATAACCAAACCTCAAGAGATGACGATGAACCTATATTCAGCACATGGGCACAATTCAGACACTCGCCCACGGGAGATCTAATCATCCACGAGAGAACGTCAACATCCACCACACGACCGGGGGGGTTAtttcacagccccccccccccccccccccccccgcctccttccCTCGCGCCAGACCTTTGTCCGCCCGCCCTCCTCCCGCCGGTGCCATGTTGCCATGGCTCCCTCGTGCCTCCGCTCCGCTACGTTGTGATGAATCAGCATCTCCCCGGTGTGCGACACGGAAATAGACCGGTTcgacacacacagtgcacagcacagcacagctcCCCTCGCCGGCACGGTGTCGAGAGGTGACACGGCGAGGCGAAGGCCCCGTCGGAGCAGCGGGCGTCTGgcacaaagcaaacacatgTCCAGCCCCAGTCGCCGCTCGCCCGCAGCCACGACGGAACTCTGAGGCCGAACCGCTGGACGCGTGACAGTCACAACAAGTGTcgctgcgtgcgtgtgcgtgtgtgtctccgtCTGTTGAGTGTGTggaattcaaaacaaaaggttATCTCAGAGCCAAGCGGCTCGAACACAGAGCGCGTCCCCGGCACACGACAAGCAGCCGACCGGCCGTCTCACCTGCGCGTCGGCGGCGGCGACAGTCGGCGGGTGAAGCGACCGCGGCTCGCCTCGGCTTCGGCACCCCCGGGGCAGAGGACAgccgcagcccccccccccctccctccgtcgtCCAGCTGCCCCTACAGCCCCTACAGCCCCTACAGCCTGCGCTCGGTTCGTttcctcctccggctccctcTCGGGACAGTTGGTCGTGTACTCGTCGGCGACCGAGGGAATCCCCGGAACGTACCCGCGGCGCAGACCCGCCGCTCTCGAACTCCTCTAATACCGACACATGgctgctgtttgtcttttaacGCTTGACAACCGTACGTAACGTAGCctaaccccccgcccccaacccccctttgtctgtgttgttatgGAATCGGCCGGGTCGACCGACCCCGGTCGGGGCAGAGCACGTACGGGTCCGGACGACGACCCGGGTCGTGATGATTCAGCATTACCGCACCAGTCCCGCATCAGTCCCGCACCAGTCCCGCATCAGTCCCGCACCAGTCCCGCACCGCTGCCCTCTGGAACGCACACCGAGACGAGCGGCGGCGGAGGTGGCCCGTGCGCACTCAGCAAAACAGCGCGTCTACATTCagcgtttttgttgttgttgttgttgttgttgtttaaaaaaaatctatattacaaaaacaaaacaagaatggTGAAAAAGAGTTTTGATTGTGACAAAGCGGACTTACCAGAAGTCAAACCGGCGCCCGTCGCCCGCCGCGCCTTCGGGGTTTTGGGTGTTCGCGCCCGCGGCTGGTCGACCCGGCGCGGAGGAGAGACGGTCGGACAAGTGTGTCGGGGTTGTgcgcgtttgtttgtttttctcctctcctctgcttttttttttttccgctcaCGCCTTCTCGCGGGTCCTCATAGATAGATCCACTCCTTTATGGTCGGAGGCGCCAGACGTCAAATGATGTTTGGATCACATGGTTTCATTCATGAAGGATCTACGCAGCCACCGCATTTAAAGAGACACGCGACACTACTACTGCGTGATGGACCGTTACAATAACACGAGCCAGTGCGGAGCCAGTGCGGAGCCAGTGCGGAGCCAGTGCGGAGCCAGTGCGGAGCCAGTGCGGAGCCAGTGCGGAGCCAGTGCGGTGACAGCGGGGCAGCCCCACCTCTGTGCGCACACTTCCAGACTTAGAGCCGGGCGATCACCGCCTCCAACGACAGTACAGGCAGCGAGGGGACCACAGGGGTTAACAGCTGAGGCTAAGGAAAAATAtgtgtcaaattaaaagaacTATGACCAGGGTTGCATTTCCCCCCCATCCGATGTTTTGTACAATGCCATATGAAGACATACACTTTATTAGACAGTTTTTTGTgcgagttttaaaaaaaaaaaaaagctgttgttACAGAAAACCTCCAACTCACATGCAGATTCCTCTCTGGCTCACTTCCCCTAAAAGAAGGACCTGTGATGGAAATAGGAGAAACCAATGAGCTGCTGACTCAGGATCCACAGGACAAAC is drawn from Scophthalmus maximus strain ysfricsl-2021 chromosome 8, ASM2237912v1, whole genome shotgun sequence and contains these coding sequences:
- the mafgb gene encoding v-maf avian musculoaponeurotic fibrosarcoma oncogene homolog Gb isoform X3, producing MTTTNKGNKALKVKREPGENGTSLTDDELVTMSVRELNQHLRGLTKEEILQLKQRRRTLKNRGYAASCRVKRVTQKEELEKQKAKLQQEVDKLANENASMRVELDALRSKYEALQTFARTVSRSPTVGVGVRAGGGGGGVASSVIGPLIPGKVATATSVITIVKSKTDARS
- the mafgb gene encoding v-maf avian musculoaponeurotic fibrosarcoma oncogene homolog Gb isoform X2 encodes the protein MHNTVTCSHNSAPTADLDLVCSEEQGCSGMTTTNKGNKALKVKREPGENGTSLTDDELVTMSVRELNQHLRGLTKEEILQLKQRRRTLKNRGYAASCRVKRVTQKEELEKQKAKLQQEVDKLANENASMRVELDALRSKYEALQTFARTVSRSPTVGVGVRAGGGGGGVASSVIGPLIPGKVATATSVITIVKSKTDARS
- the mafgb gene encoding v-maf avian musculoaponeurotic fibrosarcoma oncogene homolog Gb isoform X1, with the translated sequence MHNTVTCSHNSAPTADLDLVCLHSTLRVCSEEQGCSGMTTTNKGNKALKVKREPGENGTSLTDDELVTMSVRELNQHLRGLTKEEILQLKQRRRTLKNRGYAASCRVKRVTQKEELEKQKAKLQQEVDKLANENASMRVELDALRSKYEALQTFARTVSRSPTVGVGVRAGGGGGGVASSVIGPLIPGKVATATSVITIVKSKTDARS